In the Pseudonocardia cypriaca genome, one interval contains:
- a CDS encoding ferredoxin codes for MMKIVVDRARCTGIGICEAIAPTVFEVDDDGGLVLLSQLVPHGVAAEVAEAVEGCPTLALRLEP; via the coding sequence ATGATGAAGATCGTCGTCGACCGGGCCAGATGCACCGGGATCGGGATCTGCGAGGCCATCGCCCCCACCGTGTTCGAAGTGGACGACGACGGCGGGCTCGTCCTGCTGTCCCAGCTGGTTCCCCACGGCGTAGCAGCAGAGGTGGCCGAGGCGGTCGAGGGCTGCCCGACGCTGGCGTTGCGGCTGGAGCCGTGA
- a CDS encoding cytochrome P450: MDLNPPIHLPDFFIGEPAPVYRELRKNSPVHWTDANGGFWGITRYEDIKWIASRPHLFSSARGVLMPGPNIDTDEVRPMLITTDPPRHQAMRRIISKGFTPRHINAMEPGIREIVRGALDRAEPGVELDYAEGIVAPIPTRIIADLLGAPHQDWEQFRAWSDASVGSADPDITLTSREALGILTTYFQNLIDLRDEVRTNDLISILMDAEVDGERLSHDEVMAFLHLLLVAGNETTRNLISMGTLTLIDHPDQLQKLIDDRSLIPSAVEEMLRFISPVTHMTRWATEDVPLRDKVIKKDQPVVLLYGAANRDEAIFGDDAEEFDITRRPNPHLAFGTGQHACLGLSLARLEARVFFEELLARFTRIELAGEVLRMRSTMVPGIRRMHVRLGAATTRTAR, translated from the coding sequence ATGGATCTGAACCCGCCGATCCACCTGCCCGACTTCTTCATCGGTGAGCCGGCACCGGTCTACCGGGAGCTGCGCAAGAACTCGCCGGTGCACTGGACCGACGCCAACGGCGGCTTCTGGGGGATCACGCGCTACGAGGACATCAAGTGGATCGCCTCCCGGCCACACCTGTTCTCCTCCGCGCGGGGAGTGCTGATGCCGGGTCCGAACATCGATACCGACGAGGTGCGTCCGATGCTGATCACGACCGACCCACCCCGTCACCAGGCGATGCGCAGGATCATCTCGAAGGGCTTCACCCCGCGGCACATCAACGCGATGGAGCCCGGCATCCGCGAGATAGTCCGCGGCGCCCTCGACCGCGCCGAACCGGGCGTGGAGCTGGACTACGCCGAGGGCATCGTCGCACCGATCCCGACCCGGATCATCGCCGACCTGCTCGGCGCTCCGCACCAGGACTGGGAGCAGTTCCGCGCCTGGTCCGACGCGTCGGTCGGCTCAGCCGACCCCGACATCACCCTGACATCACGGGAGGCGCTCGGCATCCTCACCACGTACTTCCAGAACCTGATCGACCTGCGCGATGAAGTGCGCACCAACGACCTGATCTCGATCCTGATGGACGCCGAGGTCGACGGGGAGCGCCTGTCCCACGACGAGGTCATGGCATTCCTGCACCTGCTGCTGGTCGCCGGCAACGAGACCACCCGCAACCTGATCTCCATGGGCACGCTCACGCTGATCGACCACCCCGACCAGCTGCAGAAGCTCATCGACGACCGCAGCCTGATCCCCAGCGCCGTCGAGGAGATGCTGCGCTTCATCTCCCCGGTCACACACATGACCCGCTGGGCGACCGAGGACGTCCCCCTTCGCGACAAGGTCATCAAGAAGGACCAGCCGGTCGTCCTGCTCTACGGCGCCGCCAACCGTGACGAGGCGATCTTCGGCGACGACGCCGAGGAGTTCGACATCACCCGCAGGCCCAACCCGCACCTGGCTTTCGGCACCGGTCAGCACGCCTGCCTCGGGCTGTCACTGGCACGACTCGAGGCCCGGGTCTTCTTCGAGGAACTCCTCGCCCGCTTCACCCGGATCGAGCTCGCGGGCGAGGTACTGCGCATGCGCTCGACCATGGTGCCCGGGATCCGGCGCATGCACGTCCGACTGGGAGCCGCGACCACGAGGACGGCTCGATGA
- a CDS encoding MarR family winged helix-turn-helix transcriptional regulator, producing MAVLLHTTEGYLDELAATFSDGLRRGTIAPLMLLYRVGPLRVSELAEALGLDRTTVTRHLDELEPRGLVVRRPDERDRRALVVSLTPAAVEHLDAMRIRNRQRIRQICADWTPEEREMFGRLLPRFAQESAPIFSGSSTTRVSAARRPVAGR from the coding sequence ATGGCGGTTCTGCTGCATACGACCGAGGGCTACCTCGACGAGCTCGCCGCCACCTTCTCCGACGGCCTGCGCCGCGGCACGATCGCGCCGCTGATGCTGCTGTACCGCGTCGGCCCCTTGCGGGTGTCGGAGCTGGCCGAGGCTCTGGGTCTGGATCGCACGACCGTGACGCGCCACCTCGACGAGCTGGAGCCTCGCGGTCTGGTCGTCCGGCGGCCGGACGAGCGTGACCGTCGTGCTCTGGTCGTGAGCCTCACGCCCGCGGCCGTGGAGCACCTGGACGCGATGCGGATCAGGAACCGGCAACGCATCAGGCAGATCTGCGCCGACTGGACGCCGGAGGAGCGGGAGATGTTCGGGCGCCTGTTGCCCAGGTTCGCTCAGGAGAGCGCGCCGATCTTCAGCGGTTCGTCCACCACACGGGTCTCTGCGGCCAGGCGACCGGTCGCCGGTCGCTGA
- a CDS encoding VOC family protein: MRDGLGITHLRSIDISAEQPAALLPFYEETWGLERVEDLPGTAAEGTIALRARGPEHHVLRLVAGDPHQLVRIALGARDAAAVDAVAERVRASGAQLLAGPARRPGGEYAVEFTDPEGRRIEVSADVPERPDPASRDFGPDRLSHVVLNTVDLAASKAFFVDVLGFAVSDTYENDQMVFLRCNPVHHCIVLAPGEWTSLNHVAFEVRDTDEVMRALGRMRRAGVDTIWGPGRHGPGGNVFCYFLDPVGNVIEYTAELIEVDSGWMPQEWARTQENADVWGTSGGITPEVVRAMANPPGSERPR, encoded by the coding sequence ATGAGGGACGGGCTCGGCATCACCCACCTGAGAAGCATCGACATCTCGGCGGAGCAGCCGGCAGCGCTCCTGCCGTTCTACGAGGAGACCTGGGGCCTGGAGCGGGTGGAGGACCTGCCCGGCACCGCCGCGGAGGGAACCATCGCGCTCCGGGCCCGCGGCCCGGAGCACCACGTGCTGCGGCTGGTCGCGGGCGACCCGCACCAGCTCGTCCGCATCGCCCTCGGAGCCCGCGACGCCGCGGCGGTGGATGCCGTCGCGGAGCGGGTGCGGGCGAGCGGCGCGCAACTCCTCGCGGGCCCGGCCCGTCGGCCCGGCGGGGAGTACGCCGTCGAGTTCACCGATCCGGAGGGACGGCGCATCGAGGTGAGCGCGGACGTGCCGGAGCGTCCGGATCCCGCCTCGCGCGACTTCGGGCCGGACCGGCTCAGCCACGTCGTCCTCAACACGGTTGACCTCGCCGCGTCGAAGGCGTTCTTCGTCGACGTACTGGGGTTCGCGGTCTCCGACACATACGAGAACGACCAGATGGTGTTCCTGCGCTGCAACCCGGTGCACCACTGCATCGTGCTGGCGCCGGGGGAGTGGACCTCGCTCAACCACGTCGCGTTCGAGGTCCGGGACACCGACGAGGTGATGCGGGCGTTGGGCCGGATGCGCAGGGCCGGCGTCGACACGATCTGGGGGCCGGGCCGGCACGGCCCGGGTGGCAACGTCTTCTGCTACTTCCTCGACCCGGTGGGCAACGTGATCGAGTACACCGCCGAGCTGATCGAGGTCGACAGCGGCTGGATGCCGCAGGAATGGGCGCGCACCCAGGAGAACGCCGACGTGTGGGGCACCTCGGGAGGGATCACCCCGGAGGTCGTGCGGGCGATGGCGAACCCGCCCGGGTCCGAGCGGCCCCGATGA
- a CDS encoding quinone oxidoreductase family protein, with amino-acid sequence MRAIVIERFGGPEVLRAAELADPEPGPGEVRVAVEAVAVARTKDVAARAGRPPFAPSITAFPHVLGTEHAGVVDAVGPGVDDRLVGSRVAVSAVLTCGNCRACGQGREEACAGFRLVGVHRPGSYAQFCVVPEANVQPVPEDVSLAAAASLAANGGVAAAQLDAGRVGPGSTVLVLGAAGSLGSTLAALAAFRGARVIGVDRLGRDPDRLAGLPLAAMIDGDRPDLAEALRTDVDGVGDVDGIDCVVDNLGITELWNAYLPALAPMGTIVMSGAISHDPVPVPLLTFYLRSQSLIGVRTGNRAQRAALWADVANGFRPPASHLQLLGWDRAAEAHAAVERGEAHGQIVLRVDAGGGSL; translated from the coding sequence ATGAGGGCGATCGTGATCGAGCGGTTCGGCGGACCCGAGGTGCTGCGTGCCGCGGAGCTCGCCGACCCGGAGCCCGGTCCGGGTGAGGTGCGGGTGGCGGTCGAGGCGGTGGCCGTCGCCCGGACCAAGGACGTGGCCGCCCGCGCGGGCAGACCGCCGTTCGCGCCGTCCATCACCGCCTTCCCGCACGTGCTCGGCACCGAGCACGCGGGTGTCGTCGACGCCGTCGGACCGGGGGTCGACGACCGTCTGGTCGGCTCCCGGGTCGCAGTGTCGGCGGTGCTGACCTGCGGGAACTGCCGCGCCTGCGGGCAGGGCCGGGAAGAGGCCTGTGCCGGGTTCCGGCTGGTGGGTGTGCACCGGCCCGGCAGCTACGCCCAGTTCTGCGTGGTTCCGGAGGCCAACGTGCAGCCCGTGCCCGAGGACGTGTCGCTGGCCGCGGCCGCCTCGCTCGCGGCCAACGGCGGGGTGGCCGCGGCCCAGCTGGACGCCGGCCGGGTCGGTCCCGGGTCCACGGTGCTCGTCCTGGGAGCGGCCGGCTCGCTGGGCTCCACCCTCGCCGCGCTGGCGGCGTTCCGCGGGGCACGCGTGATCGGCGTCGACCGCCTCGGGCGGGATCCCGACCGGCTGGCCGGGCTCCCGCTGGCGGCGATGATCGACGGCGACCGGCCGGACCTGGCCGAGGCGCTGCGAACCGACGTGGACGGGGTCGGCGACGTTGACGGCATCGACTGCGTGGTGGACAACCTCGGCATCACCGAGCTGTGGAACGCCTACCTGCCCGCACTGGCGCCGATGGGCACGATCGTCATGTCCGGGGCCATCAGCCACGACCCGGTGCCCGTCCCGCTGCTGACGTTCTACCTGCGCAGCCAGTCGCTGATCGGGGTGCGGACCGGCAACCGGGCCCAGCGCGCCGCGCTGTGGGCGGACGTGGCGAACGGGTTCCGGCCGCCGGCAAGCCACCTGCAGCTGCTCGGGTGGGACCGCGCGGCGGAGGCGCACGCCGCGGTCGAGCGGGGGGAGGCCCACGGCCAGATCGTGCTGCGGGTCGACGCGGGCGGAGGATCGCTGTGA
- a CDS encoding MarR family winged helix-turn-helix transcriptional regulator, protein MPEQQPDGHGIVEPSTRIAYLVRMLANALNQQVEQALRPVGLTQAQLAALGQLAICAEGWLSGAELGRRAGITAQGMSTALAGLQSRGLVERGPHPSRGRVIRVWITEDGRRLLERAQRLTAPVDMRATALLSVDEQRQLREFLLRAMAGVGVQAPGTEETA, encoded by the coding sequence ATGCCCGAGCAGCAGCCCGACGGTCACGGGATCGTGGAGCCATCGACCCGGATCGCCTACCTCGTACGGATGTTGGCGAACGCGCTGAACCAGCAGGTCGAGCAGGCACTCCGGCCGGTGGGGCTGACGCAGGCCCAGCTCGCCGCACTGGGGCAGCTCGCGATCTGCGCCGAGGGCTGGTTGTCCGGGGCCGAGCTTGGACGGCGGGCGGGGATCACGGCGCAGGGGATGTCCACGGCGCTGGCCGGGCTCCAGAGCCGCGGCCTCGTGGAGCGCGGGCCGCATCCCAGCCGGGGCCGGGTGATCCGCGTGTGGATCACCGAGGACGGCCGCCGCCTGCTCGAACGCGCCCAGCGCCTCACCGCGCCGGTGGACATGAGGGCGACGGCGCTGCTCTCCGTCGACGAACAGCGCCAACTGCGGGAGTTCCTACTGCGCGCGATGGCTGGTGTCGGCGTGCAGGCGCCGGGTACGGAGGAGACCGCATGA
- a CDS encoding fumarylacetoacetate hydrolase family protein, protein MNGGWSLVTYRQGSRAGAGVLHEGRVRAPVVLDGVDGVLPVVERWAEFEAELREIDPFDAPAVEGAVLDLPLRHPRKILCSGPNYSDHLAEMGESFGAQWRPYFFFKPPTTALVADGEPILVGGDPDDRVDWEGELAAVVGVGGRDIAVGAALAHVAGYTVVNDISLRGPHRREDAPAPFVWDWVASKGADTSLPMASGIVPHWQVPDPQQLCVRTTVNGEVMQSASTALMICSVAELIAAASALTTLEPGDVIATGTPAGVGAGRGVFLHPGDVVEVEIESIGRVRNPVLARHAASRR, encoded by the coding sequence ATGAACGGCGGCTGGAGCCTGGTCACCTACCGGCAGGGGAGCCGGGCCGGAGCCGGGGTGCTGCACGAGGGCCGCGTCCGGGCCCCCGTCGTGCTCGACGGCGTCGACGGGGTCCTGCCGGTGGTCGAGCGGTGGGCCGAGTTCGAGGCGGAGCTGCGTGAGATCGACCCGTTCGACGCACCTGCCGTCGAGGGTGCGGTCCTCGACCTGCCGCTGCGGCACCCGCGCAAGATCCTCTGCTCCGGGCCCAACTACAGCGACCACCTGGCCGAGATGGGGGAGTCCTTCGGCGCGCAGTGGCGGCCCTACTTCTTCTTCAAGCCGCCGACGACCGCGCTGGTCGCCGACGGCGAGCCGATCCTCGTCGGCGGTGACCCGGACGACCGGGTCGACTGGGAGGGCGAGCTCGCGGCGGTCGTCGGCGTCGGAGGCCGCGACATCGCCGTGGGCGCGGCGCTCGCGCACGTCGCCGGATACACGGTCGTCAACGACATCTCGCTGCGCGGACCGCACCGCCGGGAGGACGCGCCCGCCCCGTTCGTCTGGGACTGGGTCGCGTCCAAGGGAGCCGACACCTCGCTGCCGATGGCGTCCGGGATCGTGCCGCACTGGCAGGTGCCGGACCCGCAGCAGCTCTGCGTGCGGACCACCGTGAACGGCGAGGTCATGCAGTCCGCCTCGACAGCCCTGATGATCTGCAGCGTCGCCGAGCTGATTGCTGCCGCGAGCGCGCTGACGACACTCGAGCCGGGCGACGTCATCGCGACGGGCACACCCGCGGGAGTCGGGGCCGGTCGCGGGGTGTTCCTGCACCCCGGCGACGTCGTCGAGGTCGAGATCGAGAGCATCGGCCGGGTGCGGAACCCGGTCCTGGCCCGCCACGCTGCTTCGCGCCGCTGA
- a CDS encoding winged helix-turn-helix transcriptional regulator: MPTKRSYGDPCGVAHALDLVGERWALLIVRDLLLGPKRFTDLQVGLTGVPPNVLTTRLNDLQEAGVVRKRTLPPPAAARVYELTEWGADLKPIVLALGLWGSRSPVPRPEGEMGTDSLMLSMLGTLDAAAFAPGGGTFEVRLGRESFTISIGEDVQVARGNAPDPTGPVIDTDAATLDALMAGEVEVDAAVAAGRVRLEGDTNACRALLAALWRSDVSAHAHPSV, encoded by the coding sequence GTGCCGACGAAACGCAGCTACGGCGACCCGTGCGGCGTGGCCCATGCGCTGGACCTGGTGGGCGAGCGCTGGGCGTTGCTGATCGTCCGGGACCTGCTGTTGGGCCCGAAACGGTTCACCGACCTCCAGGTCGGCCTCACCGGCGTGCCGCCGAACGTGCTCACGACCCGTCTCAACGACCTGCAGGAGGCCGGCGTGGTGCGCAAGCGCACGCTGCCGCCACCTGCGGCGGCCCGGGTCTACGAGCTGACCGAATGGGGCGCGGACCTGAAGCCGATCGTCCTGGCGCTCGGCCTGTGGGGCTCACGGTCCCCCGTGCCCCGCCCCGAAGGCGAGATGGGCACGGACTCGCTGATGCTGTCGATGCTCGGCACGCTGGACGCCGCTGCGTTCGCTCCGGGCGGGGGCACCTTCGAGGTCCGGCTGGGTCGAGAGAGTTTCACCATCTCGATCGGCGAGGACGTGCAGGTCGCGCGTGGCAACGCGCCCGACCCCACCGGCCCGGTCATCGACACCGACGCCGCCACCCTGGATGCGTTGATGGCAGGAGAAGTCGAGGTCGACGCCGCCGTCGCAGCCGGGCGCGTGCGACTGGAAGGGGACACGAACGCCTGCCGAGCCCTGCTCGCGGCCTTGTGGCGCAGCGACGTCTCCGCGCACGCGCATCCAAGCGTGTAG